The nucleotide window GGACGAGGCAGGCGCGCTGGCCAACCTGCTCGGCGCGCCGCAGCTGGTCGCGCAGCTCACCGAGGAGCACCGCGACCTGCCGGGGATCAGCACGCGGCAGCTGCCGATCAAGCCGTCCGGCCCGTTCGACGGCCGGACGCTCGGCGACACCGCGATGCGCACCCGCACCGGCGTCTCCGTGGTCGCGGTGGCGCGGGCAGGCCAGGTGCACCCGTCGCCGACGCCGGACTTCACGTTCACCGGGGGCGACCTGCTGGTCGCGGTCGGCACGAGCGAGGGCCTCGAAGCCGCCGCCAAGATCCTCAAGTACGGCTGAGCGGCCGATGGACCACACCGCGCTGTCCCTGATCGAACTGGGGGCGGTCTTCTTCGGGCTGGGCGTGCTCGGGCGCCTGGCCGGCAAGATCGGCCTCTCCCCCATCCCGCTCTACCTGCTCGGCGGCCTCTGCTTCGGCCAGGGCGGCCTGATCCCGCTGACCGACATCGGCGGCTTCACGCACCTGGCCAGCGAGATCGGCGTCGTGCTGCTGCTGCTCCTGCTCGGCCTCGAGTACTCCGCCGCCGAGCTGTTCACCGGGCTGCGCCGCTCGTGGACGGCCGGCCTGCTCGACATCGTCCTCAACGCGGCCCCCGGCGCCGCCGTCGCGCTGCTGCTGGGCTGGGGCCCGGTCGGCGCGATGGTGATGGCCGGCGTCACGTACATCTCGTCGTCCGGCATCGTCGCCAAGGTGCTCGGCGACCTGGGCAGGCTCGGCAACCGCGAAACGCCGGTGGTGCTGTCGATCCTCGTGTTCGAGGACCTCGCGATGGCGCTCTACCTGCCGATCCTCACCGCGGTGCTGGGTGGTGTCTCCCTGCTCGGCGGCCTGGAGGCCGTCGGCATCTCGCTGCTGGTGATCACCGTGGTGCTGGTGGTCGCGCTCAAGTTCGGCCGGTACGTCTCCGCGGCGGTCGACAGCCCCGACCGCGAGGTGTTCCTGCTCAAGGTCCTCGGCGCGGCACTGCTGGTGGCCGGGCTGGCCTCGGCGATGCAGGTGTCGGCCGCGGTCGGCGCGTTCCTGCTCGGCATCGCGATCTCGGGCTCGACGGCGGAGAACGCGACGCACATGCTGGAGCCGTTGCGCGACCTGTTCGCCGCGGTGTTCTTCGTGGTCTTCGGGCTCAACACGAACCCCGCGTCGATCCCGCCGGTGCTCGGCTGGGCGGTGGTGCTCGCCGTGATCACGACGCTGACGAAGGTCGTCACCGGCTGGTGGGCGGCCCGCCGCCAGGGCATCGGGAAACTGGGCCGAGCGCGGGCGGGCGCGGCGTTGGTCGCCCGGGGCGAGTTCTCGATCGTCATCGCCGGACTGGCGGTGACGGCGGGCGCGGTCACCGGCGAGCTGGCCGCGCTGGCCACGGCGTACGTCCTGCTGATGGCGATCCTCGGCCCGACGGCGGCGCGGGTCGTGGAGCCGATCGCCCGGGCGTTGCAACGGAAAACGGCCGCGCGGACGGCACCGGCCGAGGCAAACTGACGCGATGACCGCGAACACGGCCTTGGCCGGCCTGCTCGACAGCTCCTCCGACGACCACGACGCCATGCTGGCGGCGTTGGCCGACCACGGCGTGTACGTCCCGGTGGCGGCGAACGGCTCGGTGGTGTTCCTGCAGAACGAGGACGGCAGCCCGGCCCTGCCGGGCTACGTCAGCGAGGAGTGCCGCGCGGACCTGCTGCCCGCGGCCGACGGCACCGTTCGCTGCGACGTGCTGCAGCTGCTGGACATCGCCACCCAGACGGAGGTCGAGATCCTGGTGCTGTTCTCGGCGGGCGGCTGGGCCCGCGTGCCGGTTGCGCTGCTGCGGCGGACGCTGCAGCAGCGCGGCCGGGACGCCGGCGGCGAACGGATGAAGCTCACCTGGTCGCGACACCCGGCAGCGGTGGCGTTGCGGGACGCCGCGGTCGAGCGGATCCGCGAGTTCCCGGCGGTGCGCACGGTGTGGGTCTCGCAGGCGCGGTGGCTCGACTCCGGGATCGAGCACCTGATGGTGCACATGGCGGTCGACGAGGAACTGCCTTCGCCGTCGGCGGACCGGCTGATGGCGGCCATGCTCCCGGCCGGGGACCGCCCGCAGGCAGGCCTGCTCGCCCTGAACACGAGCACGCACGCGGCCACCATCGCCGAGCTGGACCGGATGGGGCTGGACACCGTGCGGGCCGACCACGCCACCGGCCGCGTCGACGTGGTCTCCCGCGAGTACGACTAGCGCAGGTCCGCCCGGCCCGCCGACGGCACGAACGCGCTCGTGTCGAGCGCCGGGTGGGTCGTGGCCGCGGGCACCACGCCCGCGATCGGCACCGACGCCGACGTCCGGGCCAGGTCCAGCGTCACCCGGCCCGGCTGGGCGGGGCCGCGGATGAAGCTGCCGTCCGTGCCGCCGATGATCAGCGCCAAAGCGTGACCGCGGGGCACGATGTGGTCCGTCGAAGCCAGCCGGAACGTCATCGTGTACGCCGTCCCGGGTGTCAACGGCCGTTCCTGCGCAAGGGATGCGTAGTTCGCCAGGTCCGCCCAGCCGCGGCTGAGGATCGTGTAGCTCACCTTCTTCACGTCCGCGGAGGTGATCCGGTAGCAGGCGTCGTCGCCGGAGGTCGACGAGCCCCAGCAGTTTTCGGTCGTCCCCGTCTTGATGCCCTCGCCGCTGCCGGCGAAGTTGCGGATGGTCGCCGGGCCGAGGTCGACGAGCAGGGCCGAGACCCGCGCTGACGACGTGCCCGGCGTCGCCGTCACGGTCACCGAAGTCGTGCCGGAGACCTGCACGTCCGAGGTCAGCGCCCCGGTCGAGTAGCTCAGCGCGGCGCTTCCCGGGTTCGTCACCCAGGTGTCCTCGCCCAGGCTCGGGTTGTCGGTGAACGACGCCGTCCCGGACGTCGGAGCCGTGCCCAGGGTGCCGGACGGCCCGGGCCGCAGGGTCGTCGCGATCGCCCCGGCCGCCGGGTACGCGCTCTGGTCGGCCCACTGGTCCGGCTGCCGCTCGACGCTGGCCTGCGGCCCGTTCTGGACGCCGTTGTCGATGCCGAGCAGGTAGTGGTCGAACCACCGGTGCAGCAGGTCCACCCAGTCCGCCCGCCGGTAGTCGAACGGGTCGACGTGCCCGGTCTGCGCCAGCCAGATCTTCTTCTCGACGTTCAGCGCGTTCCACCACTGTCCGAAGTGGATGGTCTTGACGTTGAGGTCGTTGACGCCGTGGGACAGCAGCACGCTGGCCCGCACGTTGCCGGCCCTGGTGACGTAGTCCCGGTCCGCCCACAGCGGCCCGTAGTCGCCGTTCGCGGTCGCGCCGGCGGCCAGCGCCTGGTTCTGCGCGGTGCAGTTCTGCCCGCCGTTGCGCGCTTCGACCGTGCGCGCGAGCCCGTCCGGGTTGAAGCCGAAGGTGGCGCCGTCGGAGCGGTAGTAGTCGTACCAGGAGCTGATCGCCGCGATCGGGACGATGGTCTTGAGGCCCGCGACCCCGGTCGCCGCGACGCCGTTGGCGATCGTGCCGTCGTAGGACTTGCCGATCATGCCGACGTTCCCGGTGCTCCAGCTCGCGGTCACCGCGCTGCCGCCGGTCTTCGCGCTGTAGCCGGTGGCCCGGCCGTTCAGCCAGTCGACGACCTTGCGCGCGGAGCCGACGTCCGAGGCACCGCCGACGTCCGCGCAGCCGGCCGAGCGGTTCGTCCCGGCCAGGTCGACCAGCACCACGGCGTAGCCCCGCGGCACGAAGTAGTTGTCGTAGAACAGCGGGAACTTCACCGGTTTCCCGGCGCCGTCATAGGACTTCAGTTCGCTCTCGTTGCCGCGCCCGCAGCACGAGTAGTAGGGGCTGGCGTCCATGATCACCGGAACGCGTGACGTCGGTTCACTCGGCCGGACGATGTCGGCGGCGACCCGATCGGCGCGGCCGTCGCCGTCGCCGTCACGGCCGATGTCGACCCAGACGGTCTCGCGGACCGCCTTCGCGTAGTCGTAGACCGGTTCGCTGGCCCGGGGCGCCGCGTGGGCCGCCCCGGGCGCGAACGTCGGAAGGAGGATGAGCGCGAGCAGTACCAGACCGGTTCGCATACCCTCACGCTGGCAGCAGCGTGCCGGTCGCACCACGGCGGAAAGTCGGAACTGTGACAACCGTGGCTTCGCCCCGGGCCGGGGGCTTCGCCACCCGGACCCCCGAAAAGCGTCTCAGAGCTCGACGTTCCGGTAGAGCGCGCCCACCTCGGTCTTCGTCAGGCGGCGGATCGAGCCGACGCGCTGGTTGCCGAGCTGGACGTCGCCGACCGCGGTGCGGACCAGCTTGAGCACCGGGTGGCCGGTGTCCTTGAGCAGGCGGCGCACGATGTGCTTCTTGCCCTCGTGGATCACCAGCTCGACCAGCGACTTGCCGGAGTGCATGTCCTTGACCCGGAACTGGTCGACCTTGACGATGCCGTCCGGCAGCTCCCAGCCCTTGCGCAGCTCCTTGCCGAGCCCGCGCGGCACCAGGCCGTCGACCTCGGCGAGGTAGGTCTTGAGCACCCGGTACGACGGGTGCATCAGCCGGTGGCCGAGGTCGCCGTCGTTGGTCAGCAGCAGCAGGCCCTCGGTGTTCTCGTCGAGCCGGCCGACGTGCACGACGCCGGGCGTCTCCTCGTAGCGGCCGCGCAGGTAGTCGCCGACGCAGGGGCGGCCGCGGTCGTCCGACATCGTCGAGTGCACGCCCTTGGGCTTGTTCAGAGCGAGGTAGATGAGGTCGTCGCGCAGGTTCACCCGGGTGCCGTCGACGTGGATGATCGCGGAGTCCGGGTCGACGCGGCGGCCCAGCTCGGTGACGACCTCGCCGTCCACCTCGACCCGGCCGGCGACGATCAGGTCCTCCGCCGCGCGCCGGGAGGCGACCCCGGCCTGCGACAGCACCTTCTGCAGCCGGACGCCGTCGGGGTGTTCACTGGATGTCATCGATGGTGTCCACTTCGGGTAGCAACGGAGCGATGGGCGGCAGGTCGTTCAGTGACGACAGCCCCAGTCGCTCCAGGAACAGCTCGGTCGTCACGTACAGCGTGCCGGTCGTCTCGGGATCGGTCCCCATCTCTTCGATGAGGCCGCGCGCGAGCAGCGTCCGGATCACGCCGTCCACGTTCACGCCCCGCACCGCGGCAACCCGCGCGCGGGTCACCGGCTGCCGGTACGCGATCACGGCGAGGCTCTCCAGCGCGGCCCGGGTCAGCTTCGACCGCTGGCCGTCCAGCAGGAGCTTCTCCACGAACGGGGCATGGACGTCCCTAGTGTAGAACCGCCACCCTTCGCCGACGCGCCGCAGGTCGATCCCGGAGGTCCGGTCGGTGAACTTCTGCGCCATGGTCCGCAACGCGACGACGATCCGCGACTTGGGCTGGCCGAGGGTGTCGGACAGGAGTTCTTCGCTCGCGGGCGAGTCGACGACGAGGAGAAGCGCCTCGAGCGCGGCTTCGAGGGCCTCGTCGGAGGTGACGTCCGGCAGGGAGTCGGTGTCCCCGGTCGCGACCAGGTCGGAGGCGGGATCCTCCGGGCCAGGCTCGGGCTCGGGCTCGGCGGGCGCGCCGCTTTCACGTGAAAGCTCCGCCTCCGCACCGCCACTTTCACGTGAAAGTGCCCGGTCGGGCTCGGCGGGGGCATCTTCCGATGCGAGGGGCTCCACCGGGTCGCCGTCCTCGGTGACCGGCTCGCCGGACAGGGCCTCGTCCAGCGCCAGCTCCGCCGGCGGCACCGGGGCCTCGGCGGCTTCGTTGTTCTCCGGGCTCACCCGTACTCCTCTTCGTCTCCGAACGCGCGGTCCAGCTCGGCCGCCGCGGAGGCTTCCTCCTTCGTGCCGCCCGTCCAGCGGACGTGCAGCTCGGCCAGTGCCTCGCTCTGCTCGAACTGGACCGTCGCCTCGCGGTAGAGCTCCAGCAGCGCCAGGAAGCGCGCCACGATCTCCACCGTGTGCTCGCAGTCGTCGACCAGCTCGCCGAACGTCGCCTGGCCGCGTTCGGCCAGCATCACCCGCAGGATCGCCGCGTGCTCGCGCACCGAAATGCGGCCCATGTGGATGTGGGCGATCGACACCGTCGGCGGCGGCTTCGGGCGGAACACCGCCACCGCGATGTCGGCGAACTTCTGCGGTGTCACGCCCAGCATCACCTCGGGCAGCAGCCCGACGAACCGCTCCTCCAGGGCCACCGACCGCGGGTAGCGGCGCAGCGCGTTCTGTTCCAGCTCACCGAACAACGCCGCCACCTGCTTGTACGCGCGGTACTGCAGGATCCGCGCGAACAGCAGGTCGCGGGCTTCGAGCAGTGCGAGGTCGTCTTCGCTCTCCACCTCGGCCGACGGCAGCAGCCGCGCCGCCTTCAGGTCCAGCAACGTCGCCGCGATGACGAGGAACTCCGTCGTCTCGTCGAGGTTCCAGTCGGTGCCGAGCGCGCGCGTGTACGCGATGAAGTCGTCGGTGACCCGGTGCAACGCCACCTCGGTGACGTCGAGCTGGTGCTGCGAGATCAGCTGCAGCAGCAGGTCGAACGGACCCTCGAAGTTCGCCAGCCGCACCTTGAACTTCGACGTGCTCAGTTCCTCGGTGTTCACGCCTTCGGGGATCATCCCGCCGTGCACCGTCTGATGCGGCTCCGGGGCCTCCGGCGCGTCAGCCGGCTCGTCCATCAGCCCTCGGTTTCGCCGCCGTCTGAGCCGACCACGCGCAGCCGCTGGACCAGCACCGATTCCTCGCCGTGCTGGTCGAAGTCGGCCAGCAGCACCGCCACGGCCTCGCGCACCAGCCGGCCGCGGTCGACGACCAGGTCGTGCTTCGCGCGCAGCGTCAGCCGGGCCTGCTCCATGGCCACCAGCTCTTCGCCGGAGACGTACACGGTGATCTTCGCGTCGTGCTTGGTCCGGCCGGACCCGTGCGGGGCCGCGCTGCGGGCGAGCTGGTCGGTGCGGCCGTTGCCCGCGGGCTTGGCCTTCTCGGCGGGCTCGGGCTCGGGCGGGGCCTGGGGAGGGAGATCGAGAGCGGGGCTGGACGTGATGCGGAAAAGTTCCGACGCTCCGGGCAGGGAGGCGCGCCTGCTCACCGAGCGATCACCTCGCGGGCCAACTGGCGGTACGCCGCCGCGCCGGCCGACTTGGGCGCCCAGGTCGTGATCGGCTCACCCGCGACCGTCGTCTCGGGGAACCGCACGGTGCGGTTGATGACCGTGTCGAACACGGTCTCGCCGAATGCCTCCACCACGCGAGCCATGACCTCCTTCGAATGCAGGGTTCTCGGGTCGTACATGGTGGCGAGAATCCCGACGATGTCCAGTTTGGGGTTGAGGCGTTCCTGCACCTTCTCGATGGTGTCGATCAGCAGGGCGACGCCTCGCAGACTGAAGAACTCGCACTCCAGCGGGATGATCACGCCGTCCGCGGCGGTCAGCGCGTTCACCGTGAGCAGGCCGAGCGAGGGCTGGCAGTCGACAAGAACATAGTCGTAGTCGTTCATGACCGGACGCAGGACCCGTAACAACGTGTGCTCGCGCCCTACCTCGGCGACGAGCTGGACCTCGGCGGCGGACAGGTCGATGTTGCTCGGCAGCAGGTCAACGCCGTCGACGCGGGTCTTCATCAGCACGTCGGTGGCGCTGACCGAGCGCTCCATGATGGCGTTGTAGACCGTCTGGTCCAGTTCGTGCGGCTGGATGCCGAGGCCGACGGCGAGCGCGCCCTGCGGGTCGAAGTCGACGAGCAGCACCTTGCGCCCGTACTCGGCGAGGGCGGCCCCCAGGTTGATGGTCGACGTCGTCTTGCCGACGCCGCCCTTCTGGTTGCACATCGCCATGATCTTGGCCGGGCCGTGCTTGTCCAGCGGCGCCGGGTCGGGGTGCTCGCGGATCGGGCGGCCGGTCGGCCCGATGCCTTCGAGCTTCACCTTCTTGCCGTTGCGCTCCGGCTGATCGTCGCCGTCGTGGTCGGCGGGTGTCGCGATGGTGACCTGGCTGAGGTTCGCCGCCGCCGACCCGGCGGACTCGGCCGGGACGGCCGGCTGGTTCGGTGTCGACATGGCGCGAAAGCTCCTTGTTCGTCAGCGTCGCCGCAGCCTATGTCCGGAGTCGGAGCCCCGGCAAAGCAACGCGCCGGACTCGACGGGTCAATGTCACTCGACCGTCGGTGCAGGCTGGCAAGGCTGTTGACGCTCTATAGGGCCGTCTAGCCCAGTGCTCGCGGGTGCGCCGTCGCGTACACCTCGCGCAGGGTGTTGACCGTGACCAGCGTGTACACCTGGGTCGTCGTCACCGACGCGTGGCCGAGGAGTTCCTGGACGACGCGGACATCGGCACCGCCCTCGAGCAGGTGCGTGGCGAAGGAGTGGCGGAGTGTGTGCGGCGACACCGCGGCGGTGATGCCCGCCCGTTCGGCGGTGTCCTTGAGGACCTGCCACGCGCTCTGCCGCGACAGCCTGCTGCCGCGGGCGTTGAGGAACAGCGCCGCGGTGCCCCGGCCGTGCGCGGCGAGCGCCGGGCGGGCGCGGACGGTGTAGGCGTGCAGCGCGGCGAGCGCGGGACGGCCGATCGGCACCAGCCGCTGCTTGCCGCCCTTGCCGTCGAGCAGCACCGTGCGCTCGGCGTCGTCGACGTCGTCGACGTCGAGGCCGACCGCCTCGGAGATCCGCGCCCCGGTCGAGTACAGCACCTCCAGCAGCGCCCGGTCGCGCAGCGGGCGCTCGCCGTCCGGCGGCGGGGTCTCGAGCAGCCGCAGGACGTCGTCGACCGGCAGCGCCTTGGGCAGCCGCTTGGCCGGCGTCGGCGGCCGGACCTCGCGGGCCGGGTTGTGCTCGGTGAGGCCCTCGGCGTGCGCGAACTTGTGCAGGCCCCGCACGGCGACCAGGGCGCGGGCGGCCGACGACGCGGCCAAGGGCTTGTGCTCGTCGTCGCCCTCGCGCAGGGCGGCCCCGAAGGCCGTGACGTGCGCGGACGTGACGTCGGCGATCTTCGCGACGCCCAGGCCGTCCAGGTGCGCGGCGTACCGGCGCAGGTCGCGGGCGTAGCTGTCCAGGGTGTTGCGCGCGGTCCCGCGTTCGACGACCAGGTGGTCGAGGTACGCGGCGATCACGCCGTCGGTGCTGCCCGGGGCTGCCACGCCGTCACCATAGGCCGCCGGGCGGTCGTGACCCGGCAGAAACCCCGTTCCCCGCGGCACGCGGTTACGGTGGATCCATGGGGTCGGAGGAGCTGCGCATCGGGACGGCCGAGCGGGAGGAAGCCGCGAGGCTGCTCTCCGATCACTTCGGCATGGGCCGCATCACGCCGGACGAGTACGAGACGCGGGTGACGGACGCCTACGCGGCGACGACGCTGGGCGACCTGCGGCCGCTGTTCCGCGACCTGCCGCCGCCGCACCCGGGCTTCTTCGGGCCACCGTCAACGCCGATGCCGATGTCGCCGCCGCCGTACGCGCAACCCACCACGCAGCTGCCGACGTACGGGCCGGGCCCGTACGCGCCGCCGACGCCGTACGCGCAGCCGATGCCCGTGGGGTACTCGCCCCGGTCGAAGACGGTGGCCGGGGTGCTGCAGATCGTGCTGCCCTTCGGCGTCGGCCGGTTCTACACCGGCCAGACCGGGCTGGGCGTGGCCCAGCTCTTCGCCACCTTCTGCACCGGCGTCGGCATTCTGTGGCCGATCATCGACGGCATCCTGCTGCTGGTCAACGGCGGCACGGACGCCGAAGGCCGCCCGCTGCGCCCCTGACCAAAGCGCCCCAATGTGGCGTTGGTTGCGTCCAACGCACCCAATGTGGCGTTCGGTGCGTCCAACGCACCGAACGCCACATTGGGGCGCTTGGGCGGGTCAGGCCTCGCGGCGCTTGGCGAACGCCGTCGGCCGGTCTTCCCAGGGAGCGTCAGCCGGCCGCGGGGAGGCCGCGCCGCTGACCACCGCGTGCGCGGCCAGGACACCGGACACCGTGGCGCCGTTGACGAGCTCGCCGGCCAGGGCCATCCGGACCGCCTCGGTGAGCGGGAACTTGCGGATGACCAGGTCCGCCTCCTCCTCGCCGAGCACTTCGCGGTCCACTTCGGACAGTCCGCGGGCCAGGAAGACCCGGACGACCTCGTCGGTGAAGCCGGGCGACGCCGCGACGTCGACCAGGGTCACCCAGTCGTCCGCGGCCAGGCCGACCTCTTCGACGAGCTCCCGGCGAGCCGTGCCCACCGGGTCCTCGCCGAGGTGGTCGATCAGGCCCGCGGGCAGCTCCCAGAGCCGGTGCCCGATCGGGTGCCGGTACTGGTGGATGAGCGTGACCTGCTGGTCTTCGTCCAGTGCGACGATCGCCACCGCGCCGAGGTGCTCGATCACCTCGCGGACCGCGGTGTCGCCACCCGGCATCAC belongs to Amycolatopsis tolypomycina and includes:
- a CDS encoding segregation and condensation protein A, which translates into the protein MDEPADAPEAPEPHQTVHGGMIPEGVNTEELSTSKFKVRLANFEGPFDLLLQLISQHQLDVTEVALHRVTDDFIAYTRALGTDWNLDETTEFLVIAATLLDLKAARLLPSAEVESEDDLALLEARDLLFARILQYRAYKQVAALFGELEQNALRRYPRSVALEERFVGLLPEVMLGVTPQKFADIAVAVFRPKPPPTVSIAHIHMGRISVREHAAILRVMLAERGQATFGELVDDCEHTVEIVARFLALLELYREATVQFEQSEALAELHVRWTGGTKEEASAAAELDRAFGDEEEYG
- a CDS encoding pseudouridine synthase, which translates into the protein MTSSEHPDGVRLQKVLSQAGVASRRAAEDLIVAGRVEVDGEVVTELGRRVDPDSAIIHVDGTRVNLRDDLIYLALNKPKGVHSTMSDDRGRPCVGDYLRGRYEETPGVVHVGRLDENTEGLLLLTNDGDLGHRLMHPSYRVLKTYLAEVDGLVPRGLGKELRKGWELPDGIVKVDQFRVKDMHSGKSLVELVIHEGKKHIVRRLLKDTGHPVLKLVRTAVGDVQLGNQRVGSIRRLTKTEVGALYRNVEL
- a CDS encoding NUDIX domain-containing protein, producing the protein MTAPGEHEFSVAASRDVHIGRVVGLRIDDVVMPGGDTAVREVIEHLGAVAIVALDEDQQVTLIHQYRHPIGHRLWELPAGLIDHLGEDPVGTARRELVEEVGLAADDWVTLVDVAASPGFTDEVVRVFLARGLSEVDREVLGEEEADLVIRKFPLTEAVRMALAGELVNGATVSGVLAAHAVVSGAASPRPADAPWEDRPTAFAKRREA
- a CDS encoding Xaa-Pro dipeptidyl-peptidase, translating into MRTGLVLLALILLPTFAPGAAHAAPRASEPVYDYAKAVRETVWVDIGRDGDGDGRADRVAADIVRPSEPTSRVPVIMDASPYYSCCGRGNESELKSYDGAGKPVKFPLFYDNYFVPRGYAVVLVDLAGTNRSAGCADVGGASDVGSARKVVDWLNGRATGYSAKTGGSAVTASWSTGNVGMIGKSYDGTIANGVAATGVAGLKTIVPIAAISSWYDYYRSDGATFGFNPDGLARTVEARNGGQNCTAQNQALAAGATANGDYGPLWADRDYVTRAGNVRASVLLSHGVNDLNVKTIHFGQWWNALNVEKKIWLAQTGHVDPFDYRRADWVDLLHRWFDHYLLGIDNGVQNGPQASVERQPDQWADQSAYPAAGAIATTLRPGPSGTLGTAPTSGTASFTDNPSLGEDTWVTNPGSAALSYSTGALTSDVQVSGTTSVTVTATPGTSSARVSALLVDLGPATIRNFAGSGEGIKTGTTENCWGSSTSGDDACYRITSADVKKVSYTILSRGWADLANYASLAQERPLTPGTAYTMTFRLASTDHIVPRGHALALIIGGTDGSFIRGPAQPGRVTLDLARTSASVPIAGVVPAATTHPALDTSAFVPSAGRADLR
- a CDS encoding cobyrinic acid a,c-diamide synthase, producing the protein MSRRASLPGASELFRITSSPALDLPPQAPPEPEPAEKAKPAGNGRTDQLARSAAPHGSGRTKHDAKITVYVSGEELVAMEQARLTLRAKHDLVVDRGRLVREAVAVLLADFDQHGEESVLVQRLRVVGSDGGETEG
- a CDS encoding cation:proton antiporter, which translates into the protein MDHTALSLIELGAVFFGLGVLGRLAGKIGLSPIPLYLLGGLCFGQGGLIPLTDIGGFTHLASEIGVVLLLLLLGLEYSAAELFTGLRRSWTAGLLDIVLNAAPGAAVALLLGWGPVGAMVMAGVTYISSSGIVAKVLGDLGRLGNRETPVVLSILVFEDLAMALYLPILTAVLGGVSLLGGLEAVGISLLVITVVLVVALKFGRYVSAAVDSPDREVFLLKVLGAALLVAGLASAMQVSAAVGAFLLGIAISGSTAENATHMLEPLRDLFAAVFFVVFGLNTNPASIPPVLGWAVVLAVITTLTKVVTGWWAARRQGIGKLGRARAGAALVARGEFSIVIAGLAVTAGAVTGELAALATAYVLLMAILGPTAARVVEPIARALQRKTAARTAPAEAN
- a CDS encoding cation:proton antiporter regulatory subunit — translated: MNVEVTPLPGIGVRKDFATRTGRRIGVVTQRDGHIELIVSKSDDPDACAASIPLTADEAGALANLLGAPQLVAQLTEEHRDLPGISTRQLPIKPSGPFDGRTLGDTAMRTRTGVSVVAVARAGQVHPSPTPDFTFTGGDLLVAVGTSEGLEAAAKILKYG
- a CDS encoding ParA family protein, with protein sequence MSTPNQPAVPAESAGSAAANLSQVTIATPADHDGDDQPERNGKKVKLEGIGPTGRPIREHPDPAPLDKHGPAKIMAMCNQKGGVGKTTSTINLGAALAEYGRKVLLVDFDPQGALAVGLGIQPHELDQTVYNAIMERSVSATDVLMKTRVDGVDLLPSNIDLSAAEVQLVAEVGREHTLLRVLRPVMNDYDYVLVDCQPSLGLLTVNALTAADGVIIPLECEFFSLRGVALLIDTIEKVQERLNPKLDIVGILATMYDPRTLHSKEVMARVVEAFGETVFDTVINRTVRFPETTVAGEPITTWAPKSAGAAAYRQLAREVIAR
- the scpB gene encoding SMC-Scp complex subunit ScpB, which produces MSPENNEAAEAPVPPAELALDEALSGEPVTEDGDPVEPLASEDAPAEPDRALSRESGGAEAELSRESGAPAEPEPEPGPEDPASDLVATGDTDSLPDVTSDEALEAALEALLLVVDSPASEELLSDTLGQPKSRIVVALRTMAQKFTDRTSGIDLRRVGEGWRFYTRDVHAPFVEKLLLDGQRSKLTRAALESLAVIAYRQPVTRARVAAVRGVNVDGVIRTLLARGLIEEMGTDPETTGTLYVTTELFLERLGLSSLNDLPPIAPLLPEVDTIDDIQ
- the xerD gene encoding site-specific tyrosine recombinase XerD, with translation MIAAYLDHLVVERGTARNTLDSYARDLRRYAAHLDGLGVAKIADVTSAHVTAFGAALREGDDEHKPLAASSAARALVAVRGLHKFAHAEGLTEHNPAREVRPPTPAKRLPKALPVDDVLRLLETPPPDGERPLRDRALLEVLYSTGARISEAVGLDVDDVDDAERTVLLDGKGGKQRLVPIGRPALAALHAYTVRARPALAAHGRGTAALFLNARGSRLSRQSAWQVLKDTAERAGITAAVSPHTLRHSFATHLLEGGADVRVVQELLGHASVTTTQVYTLVTVNTLREVYATAHPRALG
- a CDS encoding DUF1707 domain-containing protein translates to MGSEELRIGTAEREEAARLLSDHFGMGRITPDEYETRVTDAYAATTLGDLRPLFRDLPPPHPGFFGPPSTPMPMSPPPYAQPTTQLPTYGPGPYAPPTPYAQPMPVGYSPRSKTVAGVLQIVLPFGVGRFYTGQTGLGVAQLFATFCTGVGILWPIIDGILLLVNGGTDAEGRPLRP